A window of Daphnia pulicaria isolate SC F1-1A chromosome 10, SC_F0-13Bv2, whole genome shotgun sequence contains these coding sequences:
- the LOC124314239 gene encoding uncharacterized protein LOC124314239 — MKFVVVLASLSLALTAAVEVNVKSKTESNVEVSDQDVAEWHPRGYFGGYREYWRGRRSVEEVQPEHEASNIEVADQEAIEFRRGYYGGHLGYWRGRRSVEEAKQEEEVSNVEVGDDLNGNESYGSRYYGRPYGHYGRYGHWRGRRSAEEMTSEEDAGTIITDLEINESRRGYYGRGYWRKRRSVDEITPEQDVDVKVDGDLDANEWYGRRYYGYPYSYSRYGYRNGYYW, encoded by the exons ATGAAGTTCGTG GTTGTATTGGCTAGCCTTTCATTGGCACTGACTGCTGCCGTTGAGGTAAATGTAAAATCTAAAACCGAGAGCAACGTGGAAGTGTCTGATCAAGACGTCGCTGAATGGCACCCACGTGGCTATTTTGGTGGATATCGTGAATACTGGCGTGGACGTCGGTCTGTCGAGGAGGTGCAACCGGAACACGAAGCCAGCAACATCGAAGTTGCTGACCAGGAGGCAATCGAGTTCCGTCGCGGCTACTACGGTGGACATCTTGGCTATTGGCGTGGTCGCCGCTCAGTAGAAGAAGCAAAACAGGAAGAAGAGGTCAGCAACGTTGAAGTTGGAGATGACTTGAACGGCAACGAATCGTATGGAAGCCGCTACTACGGCCGTCCTTATGGACACTATGGTCGATACGGACACTGGCGTGGACGTCGTTCCGCAGAAGAGATGACATCAGAAGAAGATGCTGGAACCATTATTACTGACCTGGAAATCAACGAGTCTCGCCGAGGCTATTACGGTCGGGGATATTGGCGTAAACGTCGATCCGTAGATGAAATAACACCGGAACAAGATGTCGATGTTAAAGTTGATGGTGACCTGGACGCTAACGAATGGTACGGCCGTCGTTATTATGGTTATCCTTACAGTTACAGCAGGTACGGATATCGCAATGGATACTATTGGTAA
- the LOC124313950 gene encoding uncharacterized protein LOC124313950, translating to MRKRRSLSIVRAGDWPAWYDEPRPSRSRFTPGAAMSRFGVSSCSRLSLTLFFLVVLNSMLFMAVGAAPVTSVSNDRRSSAGSRTSLSRCPAIFNPIPMVANAKVAPSSDQTAQNGQSNATEPSTCRYFLTKRFGTLTTPGFPSAFPLPFMCSWIINATGFEADSFVTLYLTQMYLTRGVKAVQYSFRNETTAIGRKELDELHTLRPRPYSVYRIKARYLEVQVNLDELVNANLRVERRFMDVYGFNITYEIQPNTSRIRSDTCNVANCTFNGHCYANHNYSQFQCSCLPDFSGKYCQYGPECNPAKGINVCKNGGVCGYRSGLTVVRCSCPPNYNGSLCEFRREFIPSKECLSRFRLNCSHHCAVTDKGGAACRCPFDQALRSDNVTCYPLVPLRILGNVVLDRPISFSDKRLVDGVTTELKKMTDELTAYLFVVGSVDLFESDSNRLQFLLWNSENYNMSWTNWIQQQVPSVAAVKSRGFTALLNRSTTGLRSSWTGVKKRMPRDIINPFPITYIPQQWNNSYSSFVNQINTKTWKVQGEAIAIRNLSIVQVPALIIEWVKLDVKGQVREGYPFTVACNANGSGRKDLKMGWFKDGHRVDDSFALARNVSIFIHEKQDLRGFFTFYLEVKQASLADRGEFECRATDWGQTVRKSVFLDVITPPILDLMPINPVVLPGTAVNLTCRDENHLARRTTTKYVWLKNGRPIESSCDEIIEDLTPVGSLLKITAIQHSTNYSCRGENGTKLANKTTHIFVVRPDRACPQEKNRGVEWLMTAVDVTNYQFCPAGYVGVTRRRCLSVKQPIDNSEIAATAVREFWKWGEPDFSDCSDREVTELYRQLKLITLGYAVTDIASIINKFADFIQRKLKDFADLKSAGSEQTTQFPYLPGEGNALLEIAMNLEAFLWKRTEVLPQSFWNSTAIQYLYALDALLSMPKDFFRLDGGIPILRFIQNHLTLLGISPKGGYPLGAIESHLLKNSDIDTDLNKKELKYKERLKFLPSQTGFKNLTQLAPAQFFLNKPNGSNVTMDFFSTVEQLQIRGGEYICALLLLQPTNHSRGWDYWDMNSCSIERLSDPSAFRCLCSHQGTVVLLYAERDSMQHTDATFDLWKIIVFVASTSSFIVVIGVIVLSIKWYRHRCVWAWFQIQLGVALVPPSSVYFLPTESIISDPFWTIVLTVATYQFVTTVWAMIMYLKMNAIHRPDEEEVSDKFNQNNVRLVGLSIGIPLSLSGVQSLIEEFSTGSPFVSWFSQLSSISGIFFCLIYCTLLIAILSLYVMSTRVRYVSSEKFNAFTHEVPNVTEISSGYNQRCLLLAILSLLLTGTMLSHLRWMSLSAHCIAAFLHLLEVLLVFALMMTFSGTNYTCSLLCFWRWNKLPEGETVNELLNATAMVESPQRRNLLSQEQIPVDEDETLKTINKTKRTSQPSVDDTVFPAPKRSKRCNRAGPASSPLLQRAGLGPEVLRAFGVEPQSSHQLVGKTTGCLQAENTSVNGPGDAIRSGRDRVNSIATCDGLQRDDMDSGFGPSGGGGSQKLNGLDRFSDAWKFLSRIRWNLPLRGFPSNGSTSGGGSFRSRQSTMSSATTAEFGGEQSSSVTTEETEVQIRESEDAESLMAPYRLRRSRTRWTDDYGRENELDSREVSNLTIKCKPYRGRCFIRCSPEKIGSNALWNHQCQDVISDRQASWFPTQNDSCERCWHNPETPFCDICLTDVNSHPVQNRQGTMFVRAVIENPPKLPNKDDCEYLKMDAAGSLAVDQQRVKRLQVYYNTTVKPATQTTNDGDSNAINKLKLMSCASITKSSCISPSLLRQKKILNGRIFKKYRISMPNVVHSTQQRRPYEINYPAEFISLRDQTL from the exons ATGCGGAAGCGCCGCTCGTTGTCGATTGTAAGGGCCGGAGATTGGCCGGCCTGGTATGATGAACCACGTCCATCCCGTTCACGTTTCACACCTGGTGCTGCCATGAGCCGCTTTGGGGTTAGCAGTTGCTCTCGTCTCTCGCTGACGTTGTTTTTCCTCGTCGTTTTGAACTCGATGTTGTTTATGGCCGTTGGAGCAGCTCCCGTCACATCCGTGTCCAACGATAGGAGGAGCAGTGCCGGATCACGCACATCTTTAAGCCGCTGCCCAGCCATTTTCAACCCGATCCCTATGGTTGCCAATGCCAAAGTTGCACCCAGTTCCGATCAAACTGCCCAAAATGGCCAATCGAATGCAACGGAACCGTCAACGTGTCGCTACTTTTTGACGAAACGTTTTGGGACGCTGACGACGCCCGGCTTCCCGTCGGCTTTCCCCTTGCCGTTCATGTGCAGTTGGATCATCAACGCGACGGGATTTGAGGCCGACTCGTTCGTGACTCTTTACCTGACGCAGATGTACCTGACTCGCGGCGTCAAAGCCGTCCAGTACTCGTTCCGCAACGAGACAACCGCCATCGGTCGCAAGGAGCTGGACGAGCTGCACACACTTCGTCCCCGGCCGTACTCGGTCTACAGGATCAAAGCGCGGTACCTGGAAGTGCAGGTGAACCTGGACGAGTTGGTCAACGCCAACCTGCGAGTCGAGCGCCGGTTCATGGACGTTTACGGCTTCAACATCACGTACGAAATCCAACCAAACACTTCGCGCATTCGCTCCGATACGTGCAACGTCGCCAACTGCACATTTAACGGCCACTGTTACGCCAATCACAATTACAG CCAGTTCCAGTGTTCCTGTCTGCCGGATTTCTCTGGAAAGTATTGCCAATATGGTCCCGAATGCAATCCAGCCAAAGGAATCAACGTCTGCAAAAACGGCGGCGTTTGTGG GTACCGCAGCGGTTTGACGGTTGTGCGCTGCAGTTGTCCGCCCAATTACAACGGAAGTTTGTGCGAGTTTCGCCGTGAATTCATCCCCTCCAAAG AGTGCCTTTCACGGTTCCGGTTAAACTGCAGCCACCACTGCGCCGTAACGGACAAGGGAGGAGCCGCTTGCCGCTGCCCGTTCGATCAGGCCTTGAGATCTGACAATGTGACCTGCTATCCGCTCG TGCCATTAAGAATCTTGGGGAACGTCGTACTGGATAGGCCAATAAGTTTCAGTGACAAGCGCTTGGTGGACGGAGTCACGACCGAG TTGAAGAAAATGACCGACGAATTAACAGCGTACCTGTTCGTAGTGGGTTCAGTCGATCTGTTCGA ATCTGATTCAAATCGGCTACAGTTCCTACTATGGAATTCCGAGAATTACAATATGAGTTGGACGAATTGGATCCAGCAGCAAGTTCCTTCCGTGGCAGCCGTAAAAAGCCGAGGTTTTACTGCACTACTCAATCGATCGACCACCGGACTTCGGTCCTCTTGGACTGGCGTCAAGAAGAGGATGCCGCGTGACATCATAAATCCATTCCCCATCACCTACATCCCACAGCAGTGGAACAACTCTTATTCGTCCTTCGTCAACCAAATAAACACGAAAACATGGAAAGTGCAGGGCGAGGCCATCGCCATTCGAAACCTCAGCATTGTCCAAGTTCCAGCTCTCATCATCGAG TGGGTAAAACTGGACGTCAAAGGTCAGGTTCGTGAAGGCTATCCCTTCACAGTGGCATGCAACGCAAACGGTTCGGGCAGGAAAGATTTGAAAATGGGCTGGTTCAAGGATGGCCATAGGGTGGACGACTCttttgctctggcgcgcaACGTGTCCATCTTCATCCACGAGAAACAGGACCTTCGAGGATTCTTCACGTTTTATTTGGAGGTGAAACAGGCGTCGTTAGCTGATCGTGGCGAATTTGAATGTCGGGCCACTGACTGGGGACAGACTGTCCGGAAGAGCGTCTTTCTCGACGTCATCACTCCTCCCATTCTCGACCTGATGCCCATCAATCCCGTTGTCCTGCCg GGAACGGCCGTGAATTTGACGTGTCGTGATGAGAACCATCTGGCCCGGCGGACGACGACCAAGTACGTTTGGTTGAAAAATGGCCGGCCGATTGAATCGTCATGTGATGAGATCATTGAAGATTTGACGCCAGTCGGGAGTCTTTTGAAAATCACTGCGATTCAG CATAGCACCAATTACTCATGCCGAGGTGAAAATGGAACCAAACTGGCAAACAAGACGACGcacatttttgttgttcgtCCGGACAGAGCCTGTCCCCAGGAGAAGAACCGGGGCGTCGAATGGCTTATGACGGCAGTTGACGTCACCAATTATCAATTCTGTCCAGCCGGATACGTTGGCGTGACAAGGAGACGTTGTCTCTCCGTTAAACAGCCGATAGACAACAGCGAAATCGCAGCGACTGCAGTTCGGGAATTTTGGAAATGGGGCGAACCAGATTTTTCCGACTGCAGTGATCGTGAAGTCACCGAACTCTACCGTCAGTTGAAGTTGATCACTTTGGGCTATGCCGTCACCGATATTGCCTCCATCATCAACAAATTTGCCGATTTCATTCAAAGGAAACTCAAAGATTTTGCAGATCTGAAAAGTGCAGGGAGCGAACAGACAACCCAATTCCCTTATCTGCCTGGTGAAGGCAACGCTCTGCTAGAAATAGCCATGAACTTGGAGGCTTTTCTCTGGAAAAGGACAGAAGTTTTACCACAGTCCTTCTGGAACTCGACAGCTATTCAATACTTGTATGCACTTGATGCCCTGTTATCCATGCCAAAAGACTTTTTCCGCTTGGAT ggagGAATACCGATCCTGcgattcatccagaatcactTGACTCTGTTAGGCATCAGTCCGAAAGGAGGATATCCTCTTGGTGCCATTGAATCGCATCTATTAAAGAACAGCGACATTGACACCGACTTAAATAA GAAAGAGCTCAAGTACAAAGAACGTTTGAAATTCTTGCCAAG TCAAACAGGTTTCAAAAATCTTACGCAACTTGCGCCCGCCCAATTCTTTCTCAATAAACCAAACGGTTCCAACGTGACGATGGATTTCTTTTCGACGGTTGAACAACTGCAGATAAGGGGCGGTGAATATATTTGCGCCTTGTTGCTCCTTCAACCCACAAATCATTCCCGTGGATGGGACTATTGGGACATGAATTCTTGTTCCATCGAACGGCTGTCGGACCCGTCTGCGTTCCGCTGCCTTTGCTCTCATCAAGGGACAGTTGTTTTGCTGTACGCAGAAAGGGACTCGATG CAGCACACCGATGCAACTTTTGATCTGTGGAAAATCATCGTTTTTGTTGCCTCCACATCCAGTTTCATTGTCGTAATTGGCGTCATTGTTTTGTCGATCAAATGGTATCGGCATCGCTGTGTTTGGGCTTGGTTTCAAATCCAGTTAGGCGTTGCACTTGTCCCACCTTCttctgtctattttttgccaacCGAATCCATC ATTTCCGACCCATTCTGGACCATCGTGTTGACTGTGGCGACTTATCAATTCGTGACGACCGTTTGGGCCATGATCATGTACTTGAAAATGAACGCTATCCACCGTCCGGATGAAGAGGAAGTTTCGGATAAGTTTAATCAGAATAATGTCAGACTGGTTGGCTTGTCGATAG GTATTCCACTGTCGTTGTCGGGTGTCCAGAGTTTGATTGAAGAATTCTCAACGGGATCGCCGTTCGTTAGCTGGTTTTCCCAGCTCAGCTCCATCTCTgggatctttttttgtttgatttattgtACGTTATTGATTGCTATCCTATCCTTGTATGTCATGTCGACACGGGTAAGGTACGTTTCTTCTGAGAAGTTTAACGCCTTCACTCACGAGGTTCCTAATGTAACGGAGATCAG TTCTGGATACAACCAACGCTGCCTGCTGCTAGCAATTTTGAGCCTTCTATTGACTGGAACTATGTTGAGTCATCTTCGTTGGATGTCGCTTAGCGCACACTGTATTGCCGCATTTTTACATCTGCTAGAA GTTTTACTGGTTTTCGCTTTGATGATGACGTTCAGCGGTACAAACTACACCTGttctttattgtgtttttGGCGCTGGAATAAATTACCCGAAGGAGAAACGGTGAATGAATTACTCAACGCAACGGCTATGGTAGAGAGCCCACAGAGAAGGAACCTGCTGTCGCAGGAACAAATTCCGGTCGACG aAGATGAAACATTGAAGACAATCAATAAAACGAAAAGGACAAGTCAGCCTAGTGTGGATGACACCGTGTTTCCCGCACCTAAAAGAAGCAAAAGATGTAACCGGGCGGGTCCAGCTTCGTCTCCTTTACTTCAGCGAGCCGGACTGGGTCCTGAAGTGTTGCGGGCGTTCGGCGTGGAACCGCAGTCTTCGCACCAACTTGTTGGCAAAACTACTGGATGCCTTCAAGCAGAAAACACATCTGTAAACGGACCGGGAGATGCGATAAGATCTGGTAGAGATCGAGTCAATTCCATTGCCACGTGTGATGGATTGCAACGGGACGACATGGATTCAGGATTTGGACCCAGTGGCGGTGGTGGAAGTCAAAAATTAAACGGATTGGATAGATTTTCTGACGCGTGGAAG TTCTTGAGTCGAATCCGCTGGAATTTGCCGCTACGCGGATTCCCTTCGAATGGGAGCACCAGCGGTGGAGGTTCATTTCGGTCACGACAAAGCACGATGAGTAGCGCTACAACGGCGGAATTTGGTGGTGAACAAAGTAGCAGTGTGACGACTGAAGAGACGGAGGTTCAGATCCGGGAGTCTGAAGATGCTGAATCCTTGATGGCCCCCTATAGATTGAGACGATCGAGGACACGGTGGACTGACGACTACGGCCGAGAAAATGAACTCGACTCCAGGGAAGTCAGTAATTTGACTATAAAATGCAAACCGTATAGAGGTCGATGTTTCATCCGCTGTTCGCCGGAAAAAATCGGATCCAATGCCCTGTGGAACCATCAGTGTCAGGACGTAATTAGCGACAGGCAAGCGAGTTGGTTCCCAACGCAAAACGACAGCTGCGAACGATGCTGGCACAACCCAGAAACTCCATTTTGCGACATCTGTCTCACAGATGTCAATTCTCATCCCGTTCAGAATCGTCAGGGAACCATGTTCGTCCGAGCTGTCATTGAAAATCCACCTAAACTTCCG AATAAAGACGACTGCGAATACTTGAAAATGGATGCGGCGGGAAGCCTGGCCGTCGATCAACAGCGTGTTAAACGGCTTCAGGTCTACTACAACACGACGGTCAAACCGGCGACCCAAACCACAAATGATGGCGATTCCAACGCCATCAATAAATTGAAGCTGATGAGCTGCGCATCCATTACAAAATCCTCTTGCATATCTCCGTCTTTGTTGcgtcaaaagaaaattctcaACGGACGAATCTTCAAAAAGTATCGAATCTCGATGCCCAACGTCGTACATTCCACTCAGCAACGCAGACCATACGAAATCAATTACCCAGCTGAATTTATCTCGTTAAGGGACCAAACGCTCTAA